From the genome of Procambarus clarkii isolate CNS0578487 chromosome 83, FALCON_Pclarkii_2.0, whole genome shotgun sequence, one region includes:
- the LOC138358478 gene encoding uncharacterized protein, protein MAEKVTIEDLDDVQDFLNKEDSLARLKYLGKQELVLVSAYLEIKIQINHEIEWKKLEIEREIKEKELAMKEKEIEKEREMKEKEMEMKRLELQEKEKERKHDDYDKVKKVVLIALQLVPEAYRQKVRNLKKTSEHTFTQFANFKKRLFQEWCASRKVKTKEQLEQLVLLEDSKECLTGDLKTYLEEQQVP, encoded by the exons ATGGCGGAGAAAGTGACCATTgaagatctggacgatgttcaggactTTCTGAACAAAGAGGACAGTCTTgctagattgaaatatctggggaagcaagaactggtgctagtgagtgcctatctggagatcaaaatac aaataaatcatgagatagaatggaagaaattagaaatagaacgggAAATTAAAGAGAAGGAACTGGcaatgaaagaaaaggaaatagAGAAAGAACGAGAGATGAAAgagaaggaaatggaaatgaaacgCTTGGAATTAcaagaaaaggagaaggaaagaaaacacga tgattacgacaaggtgaagaaggtagtgctcattgcTTTACAGTTGGtgcctgaggcttataggcagaaGGTTAGGAatctgaaaaagacctcggagcacacgttcactcAGTTTGCGAACTTCAAGAAACGgctttttcaggagtggtgtgcATCTCGAAAAGTGAAGACGAAAGAACAACTCGAGCAGCTCGTTTTGTTGGAGGACTCTAAGGAATGTCTGACTGGGgatctgaagacgtacctagaagagcagcaggtgccttga